Proteins co-encoded in one Erinaceus europaeus chromosome 2, mEriEur2.1, whole genome shotgun sequence genomic window:
- the POLD1 gene encoding DNA polymerase delta catalytic subunit isoform X2 — protein MNGQRRAGPGPGVPPKRARMGLWDEDETPQSLLDDDLALMEEMEAEHRLRDQEEEEELQSGLEGGADGHFSPTAVDPRWRRPTPPSLDPQADPLVFQQLEIDHYVGAARTLPGGPPASPNPVPVLRAFGVTAEGVSVCCHIHGFAPYFYTPAPPGFGPEHLADLQRELNAAISRDQRGGKELKGPAVLGVELCKRESMFGYHGHGPSPFLRLTLALPRLLAPARRLLEQGLRVPGLGTPSFAPYEANVDFEIRFMVDADIVGCNWLELPAGKYALRPAGKATLCQLEVDVLWSHVVSHAPEGPWQRIAPLRVLSFDIECAGRKGIFPEPERDPVIQICSLGLRWGEPEPFLRLALTLRPCAPILGATVQSYEQEEELLQAWSTFVKALDPDVITGYNIQNFDLPYLIQRAQTLKVPGFPFLGRVAGLRSNIRDSSFQSKQMGRRDGKVVSMVGRVQMDMLQVLLREYKLRSYTLNAVSFHFLGEQKEDVQHSIITDLQNGNDQTRRRLAVYCLKDALLPLRLLERLMVLVNAVEMARVTGVPLGYLLSRGQQVKVVSQLLRQAMRQGLLMPVVKAEGGEDYTGATVIEPLKGYYDVPIATLDFSSLYPSIMMAHNLCYTTLLRPGAAQKLGLTEEQFIKTPTGDEFVKASVRKGLLPQILESLLSARKRAKAELAKETDPLRRQVLDGRQLALKVSANSVYGFTGAQVGKLPCLEISQSVTGFGRQMIEKTKQLVESKYTREGGYSADAKVVYGDTDSVMCRFGVSSVAEAMALGREAADWVSGHFPPPIRLEFEKVYFPYLLISKKRYAGLLFSSKPDAHDRMDCKGLEAVRRDNCPLVANLVTASLRRLLIDRDPEGAVAHAQEVISDLLCNRIDISQLVITKELTRAAADYAGKQAHVELAERMRKRDPGSAPSLGDRVPYVIISAAKGVAAYMKSEDPLFVLEHSLPIDTQYYLEQQLAKPLLRIFEPILGEGRAEAVLLRGDHTRCKTVLTGTVGGLLAFAKRRDCCIGCRSVLNHRGAVCKFCQPRESELYQKEVRKELSTHSSHKGRGSSPHSPSAGRKLHK, from the exons atGAATGGCCAGCGCAGGGCCGGGCCGGGCCCCGGGGTGCCCCCAAAGCGGGCGCGCATGGGCCTGTGGGACGAGGACGAGACCCCGCAGTCGTTGCTGGACGACGACCTGGCGCTGATGGAGGAGATGGAGGCCGAGCACAGGCTGCGggatcaggaggaggaggaggagctgcagTCGGGCCTGGAGGGCGGCGCGGACG GGCACTTCTCCCCCACGGCCGTCGACCCCCGCTGGCGGCGGCCCACCCCGCCCTCCCTGGACCCCCAGGCCGACCCCCTCGTCTTCCAGCAGTTGGAGATCGACCACTATGTGG GTGCAGCCCGGACCCTGCCCGGGGGACCCCCGGCGTCGCCCAACCCGGTGCCCGTGCTCCGCGCCTTCGGGGTGACGGCCGAGGGCGTCTCGGTGTGCTGCCACATTCACGGCTTCGCGCCCTACTTCTACACCCCGGCGCCTCCTG GTTTCGGGCCCGAGCACCTGGCGGACCTGCAGCGGGAGCTGAACGCCGCCATCAGCCGCGACCAGCGCGGCGGGAAGGAGCTCAAGGGGCCGGCGGTGCTGGGCGTGGAGCTGTGCAAGCGGGAGA GCATGTTCGGCTACCACGGGCACGGGCCCTCGCCCTTCCTGCGCCTCACGCTGGCGCTGCCCCGCCTCCTGGCGCCCGCCCGCCGCCTGCTGGAGCAGGGCCTCCGCGTGCCGGGCCTGGGCACCCCCAGCTTCGCGCCCTACGAGGCCAACGTGGACTTCGAGATCCG GTTCATGGTGGACGCCGACATCGTGGGCTGCAACTGGCTGGAGCTGCCGGCTGGGAAATACGCCCTGAGGCCTGCGGGGAAg GCCACGCTGTGCCAGCTGGAGGTGGACGTGCTGTGGTCGCACGTGGTCAGCCACGCGCCCGAGGGGCCCTGGCAGCGGATCGCACCCCTGCGCGTGCTCAGCTTCGATATTGAGTGCGCCGGCCGCAAAG GCATCTTCCCCGAGCCCGAGCGCGACCCCGTGATCCAGATCTGCTCGCTGGGGCTGCGCTGGGGCGAGCCGGAGCCCTTCCTGCGCCTGGCGCTCACCCTGCGGCCCTGCGCCCCCATCCTGGGCGCCACGGTGCAGAGCTacgagcaggaggaggagctgcTGCAG GCCTGGTCGACCTTCGTGAAGGCCCTGGACCCCGACGTGATCACGGGCTACAACATCCAGAACTTCGACCTCCCCTACCTCATCCAGCGGGCGCAGACCCTCAAG GTGCCAGGCTTCCCCTTCCTGGGCCGCGTGGCCGGCCTGCGCTCCAACATCCGGGACTCCTCCTTCCAGTCGAAGCAGATGGGCCGGCGGGACGGCAAGGTGGTCAGCATGGTGGGCCGCGTGCAGATGGACATGCTGCAG GTGCTGTTGCGGGAGTACAAGCTGCGTTCTTACACGCTCAACGCAGTCAGCTTCCACTTCCTGGGCGAGCAGAAGGAGGACGTGCAGCACAGCATCATCACAGACCTGCAG AACGGCAACGACCAGACCCGGCGCCGCCTGGCCGTGTACTGCCTGAAGGACGCGCTGCTGCCGCTGCGCCTGCTGGAGCGGCTCATGGTGCTGGTGAACGCGGTGGAGATGGCGCGCGTCACCGGGGTGCCGCTCGGCTACCTGCTCAGCCGCGGCCAGCAGGTCAAGGTGGTGTCTCAGCTGCTGCGCCAG GCCATGCGGCAGGGGCTGCTGATGCCGGTGGTGAAGGCCGAGGGTGGCGAGGACTACACGGGGGCCACCGTCATCGAGCCCCTCAAAGG CTACTACGACGTGCCCATCGCCACGCTGGACTTCTCGTCGCTGTACCCGTCCATCATGATGGCGCACAACCTGTGCTACACCACGCTGCTGCGGCCCGGCGCCGCCCAGAAGCTGGG GCTGACGGAGGAGCAGTTCATCAAGACGCCCACGGGGGACGAGTTTGTGAAGGCGTCGGTGCGCAAGGGGCTGCTGCCGCAGATCCTGGAGAGCCTGCTCAGCGCGCGCAAGAG ggcCAAGGCCGAGCTGGCCAAGGAGACGGACCCCCTGCGCCGCCAGGTGCTGGATGGGCGgcagctggctttgaaagtgagcGCCAACTCCGTGTACGGCTTCACCGGCGCCCAGGTGGGCAAGCTGCCCTGCCTGGAGATCTCGCAG AGCGTCACGGGGTTCGGCCGGCAGATGATCGAGAAGACGAAGCAGCTGGTGGAGTCCAAGTACACGCGGGAGGGCGGCTACAGCGCGGACGCCAAG GTGGTGTACGGAGACACGGACTCTGTCATGTGCCGCTTCGGGGTGTCCTCGGTGGCAGAGGCCATGGCCCTGGGGCGGGAGGCTGCCGACTGGGTGTCCGGCCACTTCCCACCACCCATCCGGCTGGAGTTTGAGAAG gtcTACTTCCCCTACCTGCTGATCAGCAAGAAGCGCTATGCCGGGCTGCTCTTCTCGTCCAAGCCCGATGCCCACGACCGCATGGACTGCAAGGGGCTGGAGGCCGTGCGCAGGGACAACTGCCCCCTGGTGGCCAACCTCGTCACTGCATCGCTGCGCCGCCTCCTCATTGACAG GGACCCGGAGGGTGCCGTGGCGCATGCGCAGGAGGTCATCTCGGACCTGCTGTGCAACCGCATCGACATCTCGCAGCTGGTCATCACCAAGGAGCTGACGCGCGCGGCGGCCGACTACGCGGGCAAGCAGGCGCACGTGGAGCTGGCCGAGAG gaTGAGGAAGCGGGACCCCGGGAGCGCCCCCAGCCTGGGCGACCGCGTCCCCTACGTGATCATCAGCGCCGCCAAGGGCGTGGCCGCCTACATGAAGTCCGAG GACCCCCTGTTCGTGCTGGAGCACAGCCTGCCCATAGACACGCAGTActacctggaacagcagctcgCCAAGCCCCTCCTGCGCATTTTCGAGCCCATCCTGGGCGAGGGCCGCGCCGAGGCCGTGCTGCTGC GCGGCGACCACACGCGCTGCAAGACGGTGCTGACTGGCACGGTGGGCGGCCTGCTGGCCTTTGCCAAGCGCCGAGACTGCTGCATCGGCTGCCGCTCGGTGCTCAACCACCGGG GAGCCGTGTGCAAGTTCTGCCAGCCCCGAGAGTCAGAGCTGTACCAGAAGGAGGTGAGGAAGGAGCTGAGCACACATTCCAGTCACAAGggccggggttcaagccctcactccccgtctgcagggaggaagcttcacaagtga
- the POLD1 gene encoding DNA polymerase delta catalytic subunit isoform X1 has translation MNGQRRAGPGPGVPPKRARMGLWDEDETPQSLLDDDLALMEEMEAEHRLRDQEEEEELQSGLEGGADGHFSPTAVDPRWRRPTPPSLDPQADPLVFQQLEIDHYVGAARTLPGGPPASPNPVPVLRAFGVTAEGVSVCCHIHGFAPYFYTPAPPGFGPEHLADLQRELNAAISRDQRGGKELKGPAVLGVELCKRESMFGYHGHGPSPFLRLTLALPRLLAPARRLLEQGLRVPGLGTPSFAPYEANVDFEIRFMVDADIVGCNWLELPAGKYALRPAGKATLCQLEVDVLWSHVVSHAPEGPWQRIAPLRVLSFDIECAGRKGIFPEPERDPVIQICSLGLRWGEPEPFLRLALTLRPCAPILGATVQSYEQEEELLQAWSTFVKALDPDVITGYNIQNFDLPYLIQRAQTLKVPGFPFLGRVAGLRSNIRDSSFQSKQMGRRDGKVVSMVGRVQMDMLQVLLREYKLRSYTLNAVSFHFLGEQKEDVQHSIITDLQNGNDQTRRRLAVYCLKDALLPLRLLERLMVLVNAVEMARVTGVPLGYLLSRGQQVKVVSQLLRQAMRQGLLMPVVKAEGGEDYTGATVIEPLKGYYDVPIATLDFSSLYPSIMMAHNLCYTTLLRPGAAQKLGLTEEQFIKTPTGDEFVKASVRKGLLPQILESLLSARKRAKAELAKETDPLRRQVLDGRQLALKVSANSVYGFTGAQVGKLPCLEISQSVTGFGRQMIEKTKQLVESKYTREGGYSADAKVVYGDTDSVMCRFGVSSVAEAMALGREAADWVSGHFPPPIRLEFEKVYFPYLLISKKRYAGLLFSSKPDAHDRMDCKGLEAVRRDNCPLVANLVTASLRRLLIDRDPEGAVAHAQEVISDLLCNRIDISQLVITKELTRAAADYAGKQAHVELAERMRKRDPGSAPSLGDRVPYVIISAAKGVAAYMKSEDPLFVLEHSLPIDTQYYLEQQLAKPLLRIFEPILGEGRAEAVLLRGDHTRCKTVLTGTVGGLLAFAKRRDCCIGCRSVLNHRGAVCKFCQPRESELYQKEVSHLNALEERFSRLWTQCQRCQGSLHEDVICTSRDCPIFYMRKKVRKDLEDQEQLLRRFGPPGPEAW, from the exons atGAATGGCCAGCGCAGGGCCGGGCCGGGCCCCGGGGTGCCCCCAAAGCGGGCGCGCATGGGCCTGTGGGACGAGGACGAGACCCCGCAGTCGTTGCTGGACGACGACCTGGCGCTGATGGAGGAGATGGAGGCCGAGCACAGGCTGCGggatcaggaggaggaggaggagctgcagTCGGGCCTGGAGGGCGGCGCGGACG GGCACTTCTCCCCCACGGCCGTCGACCCCCGCTGGCGGCGGCCCACCCCGCCCTCCCTGGACCCCCAGGCCGACCCCCTCGTCTTCCAGCAGTTGGAGATCGACCACTATGTGG GTGCAGCCCGGACCCTGCCCGGGGGACCCCCGGCGTCGCCCAACCCGGTGCCCGTGCTCCGCGCCTTCGGGGTGACGGCCGAGGGCGTCTCGGTGTGCTGCCACATTCACGGCTTCGCGCCCTACTTCTACACCCCGGCGCCTCCTG GTTTCGGGCCCGAGCACCTGGCGGACCTGCAGCGGGAGCTGAACGCCGCCATCAGCCGCGACCAGCGCGGCGGGAAGGAGCTCAAGGGGCCGGCGGTGCTGGGCGTGGAGCTGTGCAAGCGGGAGA GCATGTTCGGCTACCACGGGCACGGGCCCTCGCCCTTCCTGCGCCTCACGCTGGCGCTGCCCCGCCTCCTGGCGCCCGCCCGCCGCCTGCTGGAGCAGGGCCTCCGCGTGCCGGGCCTGGGCACCCCCAGCTTCGCGCCCTACGAGGCCAACGTGGACTTCGAGATCCG GTTCATGGTGGACGCCGACATCGTGGGCTGCAACTGGCTGGAGCTGCCGGCTGGGAAATACGCCCTGAGGCCTGCGGGGAAg GCCACGCTGTGCCAGCTGGAGGTGGACGTGCTGTGGTCGCACGTGGTCAGCCACGCGCCCGAGGGGCCCTGGCAGCGGATCGCACCCCTGCGCGTGCTCAGCTTCGATATTGAGTGCGCCGGCCGCAAAG GCATCTTCCCCGAGCCCGAGCGCGACCCCGTGATCCAGATCTGCTCGCTGGGGCTGCGCTGGGGCGAGCCGGAGCCCTTCCTGCGCCTGGCGCTCACCCTGCGGCCCTGCGCCCCCATCCTGGGCGCCACGGTGCAGAGCTacgagcaggaggaggagctgcTGCAG GCCTGGTCGACCTTCGTGAAGGCCCTGGACCCCGACGTGATCACGGGCTACAACATCCAGAACTTCGACCTCCCCTACCTCATCCAGCGGGCGCAGACCCTCAAG GTGCCAGGCTTCCCCTTCCTGGGCCGCGTGGCCGGCCTGCGCTCCAACATCCGGGACTCCTCCTTCCAGTCGAAGCAGATGGGCCGGCGGGACGGCAAGGTGGTCAGCATGGTGGGCCGCGTGCAGATGGACATGCTGCAG GTGCTGTTGCGGGAGTACAAGCTGCGTTCTTACACGCTCAACGCAGTCAGCTTCCACTTCCTGGGCGAGCAGAAGGAGGACGTGCAGCACAGCATCATCACAGACCTGCAG AACGGCAACGACCAGACCCGGCGCCGCCTGGCCGTGTACTGCCTGAAGGACGCGCTGCTGCCGCTGCGCCTGCTGGAGCGGCTCATGGTGCTGGTGAACGCGGTGGAGATGGCGCGCGTCACCGGGGTGCCGCTCGGCTACCTGCTCAGCCGCGGCCAGCAGGTCAAGGTGGTGTCTCAGCTGCTGCGCCAG GCCATGCGGCAGGGGCTGCTGATGCCGGTGGTGAAGGCCGAGGGTGGCGAGGACTACACGGGGGCCACCGTCATCGAGCCCCTCAAAGG CTACTACGACGTGCCCATCGCCACGCTGGACTTCTCGTCGCTGTACCCGTCCATCATGATGGCGCACAACCTGTGCTACACCACGCTGCTGCGGCCCGGCGCCGCCCAGAAGCTGGG GCTGACGGAGGAGCAGTTCATCAAGACGCCCACGGGGGACGAGTTTGTGAAGGCGTCGGTGCGCAAGGGGCTGCTGCCGCAGATCCTGGAGAGCCTGCTCAGCGCGCGCAAGAG ggcCAAGGCCGAGCTGGCCAAGGAGACGGACCCCCTGCGCCGCCAGGTGCTGGATGGGCGgcagctggctttgaaagtgagcGCCAACTCCGTGTACGGCTTCACCGGCGCCCAGGTGGGCAAGCTGCCCTGCCTGGAGATCTCGCAG AGCGTCACGGGGTTCGGCCGGCAGATGATCGAGAAGACGAAGCAGCTGGTGGAGTCCAAGTACACGCGGGAGGGCGGCTACAGCGCGGACGCCAAG GTGGTGTACGGAGACACGGACTCTGTCATGTGCCGCTTCGGGGTGTCCTCGGTGGCAGAGGCCATGGCCCTGGGGCGGGAGGCTGCCGACTGGGTGTCCGGCCACTTCCCACCACCCATCCGGCTGGAGTTTGAGAAG gtcTACTTCCCCTACCTGCTGATCAGCAAGAAGCGCTATGCCGGGCTGCTCTTCTCGTCCAAGCCCGATGCCCACGACCGCATGGACTGCAAGGGGCTGGAGGCCGTGCGCAGGGACAACTGCCCCCTGGTGGCCAACCTCGTCACTGCATCGCTGCGCCGCCTCCTCATTGACAG GGACCCGGAGGGTGCCGTGGCGCATGCGCAGGAGGTCATCTCGGACCTGCTGTGCAACCGCATCGACATCTCGCAGCTGGTCATCACCAAGGAGCTGACGCGCGCGGCGGCCGACTACGCGGGCAAGCAGGCGCACGTGGAGCTGGCCGAGAG gaTGAGGAAGCGGGACCCCGGGAGCGCCCCCAGCCTGGGCGACCGCGTCCCCTACGTGATCATCAGCGCCGCCAAGGGCGTGGCCGCCTACATGAAGTCCGAG GACCCCCTGTTCGTGCTGGAGCACAGCCTGCCCATAGACACGCAGTActacctggaacagcagctcgCCAAGCCCCTCCTGCGCATTTTCGAGCCCATCCTGGGCGAGGGCCGCGCCGAGGCCGTGCTGCTGC GCGGCGACCACACGCGCTGCAAGACGGTGCTGACTGGCACGGTGGGCGGCCTGCTGGCCTTTGCCAAGCGCCGAGACTGCTGCATCGGCTGCCGCTCGGTGCTCAACCACCGGG GAGCCGTGTGCAAGTTCTGCCAGCCCCGAGAGTCAGAGCTGTACCAGAAGGAG gtgtCGCACCTGAACGCCTTGGAGGAGCGCTTCTCGCGCCTGTGGACGCAGTGCCAGCGCTGCCAGGGCAGCCTGCACGAGGACGTCATCTGCACCAG CCGCGACTGTCCCATCTTCTACATGCGCAAGaaggtgcgcaaggacctggaggACCAGGAGCAGCTGCTGCGGCGCTTTGGGCCGCCGGGGCCCGAGGCCTGGTGA
- the SPIB gene encoding LOW QUALITY PROTEIN: transcription factor Spi-B (The sequence of the model RefSeq protein was modified relative to this genomic sequence to represent the inferred CDS: deleted 1 base in 1 codon), whose amino-acid sequence MLALEAAQLEAPHFSCLYPDGVFYDLDSCRHPGYPDSEGAPDSLWGWAEAPAVPATYETLTGPPPSGPPQAAPLCYSAFSPGGALDTAPSLDTPGPGFPAYPTEDFSSQTLGPPAYAPYPSPVLSEEEDLLDSPALEVSDSESDEALLACPDGQVSEAGARKKLRLYQFLLGLLTRGDMRECVWWVEPGAGVFQFSSKHKEALARRWGQQKGNRKRMTYQKLARALRNYAKTGEIRKVKRKLTYQFDSALLPAARRA is encoded by the exons ATGCTCGCCCTGGAGGCTGCACA GCTCGAGGCGCCTCACTTCAGTTGTCTG taCCCAGACGGAGTCTTCTATGACCTGGACAGCTGCAGGCACCCCGGATAC CCAGACTCCGAGGGAGCTCCCG ACTCCCTGTGGGGCTGGGCCGAGGCCCCCGCCGTGCCCGCCACCTACGAAACCTTGACCGGCCCGCCGCCTTCGGGCCCCCCCCAGGCCGCCCCGCTCTGCTACTCGGCCTTCAGCCCTGGGGGGGCGCTGGACACGGCCCCCAGCCTGGACACCCCAGGCCCTGGCTTCCCCGCGTACCCCACAGAGGACTTCAGCAgccag ACCCTGGGCCCCCCTGCCTACGCCCCGTACCCCAGCCCCGTGCTCTCAGAGGAAGAAGACCTGCTTGATAGCCCTGCCCTTGAGGTCTCGGACAGCGAGTCAGACGAGGCCCTCCTGGCCTGCCCCGATGGGCAGGTGTCTGAGGCAG GGGCCCGCAAGAAGCTGCGCCTGTACCAGTTCCTGCTGGGGCTGCTGACGCGCGGGGACATGCGCGAGTGCGTGTGGTGGGTGGAGCCGGGCGCCGGCGTCTTCCAGTTCTCGTCCAAACACAAGGAGGCGCTGGCGCGCCGCTGGGGGCAGCAGAAAGGCAACCGCAAGCGCATGACCTACCAGAAGCTGGCGCGGGCGCTGCGCAACTACGCCAAGACCGGCGAGATCCGCAAGGTCAAGCGCAAGCTCACCTACCAGTTCGACAGCGCGCTgctgcccgccgcccgccgcgccTGA